The following are from one region of the Veillonella nakazawae genome:
- the rpmH gene encoding 50S ribosomal protein L34 yields the protein MKRTYQPNTLWRKRTHGFRERMKTIGGRLVLKRRRAKGRKRLSA from the coding sequence ATGAAACGTACTTACCAACCAAATACTCTTTGGAGAAAACGTACCCATGGTTTCCGTGAACGCATGAAAACTATCGGTGGCCGTCTCGTTTTAAAAAGAAGACGTGCAAAAGGCAGAAAACGCTTATCTGCATAA